From a single Shewanella denitrificans OS217 genomic region:
- a CDS encoding YbaB/EbfC family nucleoid-associated protein has protein sequence MFGGKGGMGNLMKQAQMMQDKMAKMQEEIARMEITGEAGAGLVKVTMTGSHSVRKVEIDPSLMEDDKEMLEDLIAAACNDASRRIEENQKNKMAEVTGGMQLPPGMKMPF, from the coding sequence ATGTTTGGTGGAAAAGGCGGAATGGGCAACTTGATGAAACAAGCCCAAATGATGCAGGATAAAATGGCTAAAATGCAGGAAGAAATTGCCCGCATGGAAATCACTGGCGAAGCCGGCGCTGGCCTTGTTAAAGTCACCATGACAGGTTCGCATTCAGTTCGTAAAGTCGAAATCGATCCTAGCCTGATGGAAGACGACAAAGAAATGCTCGAAGACTTGATTGCTGCTGCCTGTAATGATGCATCACGTCGTATTGAAGAAAATCAAAAGAATAAAATGGCTGAAGTTACTGGTGGCATGCAATTACCACCAGGTATGAAAATGCCGTTCTAA